ATAGTTTCGTTGTTGCAGCTTCAAATAGCTttttagtggtgctaaaaatagctttttagtACCATTCCTGCAAGTGCTCAATGGCAGGGTGATGGTGGCTTGATATAAGGTGTGGGTGGGTTGTTTTTCATGAGTGATTGTGGGAAAtcttgattgtttttttttttttatgggttacTGGCTTTGGTTTTATAGCGTTTATATTTTACATTGTAGCAATTAGCAAACACTTGAAAACAATTTCCTTGAAGCAAccaaatactataaaataaaaatcaataaaatattttattttagtaaaagGTGAAAGAATAATTTGCTCTATACTCACCGCGTGGCTGTGTATTTtaccttaataaaaatattttacttcggAAGAAGTAATTCTACTCAAATCTTTTGACGCATTCAGAAtctcagaaaaataaatctagCTGGCAAACTTATAATGTCATGTCATCGGGTCATCAACTctactaaatattttttgactTGCGTAGCAAACTTCATGACTGACACTCAATCTGTCAACACTCTGACTCAATACATAAGCTATTTTGTCTTGtttaaaaaataggaaaaaaaaatttccccttcACAGCACATGAGTCTCGtctttttcaatcttttattttattttattttgcataaACGGGTTAAGAGGCAACACCAAGAATTTCCCCAAGAAAGTGTTTCAGCTagttaaaaggaaaaaaccctAAACAATCTACAACTTATTTTCCTTCGCCGCAGAGAGGAAAGGAATGATCCCTCTTTTCTTAGGTTGGAGATGTAGTAGGGCTTTGTTGAAGTtgaacaccaccaccaccaccaccacagccgCTACTGCTACTGCTACCTCCCTCCCATATCTAATCCGGCACAACAGTTCCTTCCCCAGCAGCCAGCATCATGATCATGATCATGGTGTAAGTAGTACTCCTGCTAGTACTGAAAAATGTTATTGTCCCAACAACCTCAATGGCCGAATCCTGATActggccaaaaaagaaaaagaaaaagaaagagagcaatTTTTGTATTCTGCAGAGATCCATGAAGGAGGCAACGTAGGACCTGCAACTCTCGTCGCCACAGTCCCTTTAAAAAGAGATACCAGCCTGTGTAACAGATTTAGTATCCCTCAACTCGTCAACGGATTGTTATGCTTTCGC
This genomic stretch from Quercus lobata isolate SW786 chromosome 3, ValleyOak3.0 Primary Assembly, whole genome shotgun sequence harbors:
- the LOC115982906 gene encoding uncharacterized protein LOC115982906 isoform X2; protein product: MIPLFLGWRCSRALLKLNTTTTTTTAATATATSLPYLIRHNSSFPSSQHHDHDHGVSSTPASTEKCYCPNNLNGRILILAKKEKEKEREQFLYSAEIHEGGNVGPATLVATVPLKRDTSLCNRFSIPQLVNGLLCFRDRNDIVILNPSTGHFFTLPPQHHTSSRLTGFSFADNLSNQFKVLNIDLEFDSNLHFWALKQRERVPCSIYSFGDGDGNGNDVNNNWRPIQPQIPDP